The Ciona intestinalis unplaced genomic scaffold, KH HT001152.1, whole genome shotgun sequence genome includes a region encoding these proteins:
- the LOC113475688 gene encoding WD repeat-containing protein 88-like translates to MAVVSTGNWENENLSQIPFRVLRGHNDGVTSCHFCINDSKIVTASRDGSVRLWNTELGATIQNIRVHSLPVTKAKLRVSKLLSSSWDKSVCLTDPETSDVIWSVKGEGIVTSCDISSNENLVVASSDLDNSVKLWDMRSGLLVANLLDLHSSTPTSCCFSPNDQRIASTGMSMTTKIWDLVSKKTTISLIGHKNLISNCCFSTNERYLCTSSWDKTLQLWDISTGMYRLEGATNLLKGHEGSITSCVFSSDAQYLISGGCDDAIVVWDMSVKSKKIVLKGHDGWVTGVDCSADRNWVLSSSQDRTVRVWNIQAADQIPAVLEHRKTMGLKIVVCEKCSKPFSIAMLEDPQDLSICVFCRLADPKRYKLPCL, encoded by the coding sequence atggcTGTAGTCTCAACTGGAAATTGGGAAAATGAAAACCTTTCCCAAATTCCTTTTCGAGTTCTTCGAGGACACAACGATGGAGTAACAAGCTGTCATTTCTGTATTAATGATTCAAAAATTGTAACTGCTTCTCGAGATGGTTCTGTTCGTTTGTGGAACACAGAGCTAGGTGCTACAATCCAGAATATACGTGTTCATTCTCTTCCGGTTACTAAGGCAAAATTACGCGTATCAAAATTGCTATCGTCATCATGGGATAAATCAGTATGTCTTACTGACCCCGAAACATCTGATGTAATATGGAGTGTAAAAGGAGAAGGAATAGTTACGTCTTGTGATATTTCCAGTAATGAAAATTTGGTGGTTGCATCTTCAGATTTGGATAACTCGGTCAAGCTGTGGGATATGAGATCTGGATTATTGGTTGCGAATTTATTAGATCTTCACAGTAGTACACCAACTTCTTGCTGTTTTTCTCCAAATGACCAAAGAATAGCTAGCACAGGCATGAGCATGACTACTAAAATTTGGGATTTAGTATCTAAAAAGACAACAATAAGCCTTATTGGTCATAAAAATTTGATAtcaaattgttgtttttccaCCAATGAACGTTACCTTTGCACAAGCTCATGGGATAAAACACTTCAACTGTGGGATATTTCTACTGGTATGTATCGATTGGAAGGTGCAACTAATCTTTTAAAGGGTCACGAGGGTTCCATCACAAGTTGTGTTTTTTCCTCTGATGCTCAATACCTTATTTCTGGTGGATGCGATGATGCAATTGTGGTGTGGGATATGTCAGTAAAAAGCAAGAAGATTGTGCTAAAGGGACATGATGGTTGGGTTACAGGTGTGGATTGCAGTGCTGATAGGAATTGGGTTTTATCTAGTTCCCAAGACAGAACAGTCCGCGTATGGAATATTCAAGCTGCAGACCAAATACCTGCTGTACTTGAACATAGAAAGACAATGGGTTTGAAAATTGTGGTATGTGAAAAATGCAGCAAACCATTTTCTATTGCTATGCTGGAGGACCCACAAGACCTTAGTATTTGTGTATTTTGCCGTCTTGCTGATCCAAAACGTTATAAACTGCcttgtttgtaa
- the LOC100177845 gene encoding acetyl-CoA acetyltransferase, mitochondrial-like, with product MLRRTFNPAKKVKHAIIRLSSTMLNEVVIVSASRTPVGSFQSSLSPLSATQLGSVAIASAVKKAGISVKDVQEVYMGNVIQAALGQAPARQAALGAGLLESTPCTTVNKVCASGMKAIMLASQSLMCGHQEVMVAGGMESMSNAPFVMPRSPPAYGGVHLLDLIVKDGLTDAYGKIHMGICGENTASKFSISREQQDEYAILSYQKSAKANAEGRFKDEVTEVTIPGQRGKPDLVVTEDEEFKKVNFEKIPNLRPVFQSSNGTITAGNASTLNDGAAAVVLMTGKSAKKCGVKPLARILGFADAALAPIDFPIVPAYAIPKALAAAGVTKDQIALWEINEAFSVVALANIKLLEIDSTTVNVDGGAVSLGHPIGMSGARIVGHLAYRLEPGQLGCAGICNGGGGASAIVIQKL from the exons ATGTTGAGGCGAACATTTAATCCtgcaaaaaaagtcaaacacGCAATCATCAGGTTATCATCTACAATGCTAAACGAAGTTGTCATTGTCAGTGCATCTCGTACACCTGTAGGCTCGTTTCAAAGCTCTCTATCACCATTATCAGCAACTCAACTTGGATCAGTTGCAATTGCATCAGCTGTGAAGAAAGCAGGTATATCAGTGAAGGATGTCCAAGAAGTCTACATGGGAAATGTCATACAAGCTGCATTAGGGCAGGCTCCTGCTCGACAAGCTGCTCTTG GAGCTGGTTTATTGGAGAGCACCCCTTGTACTACTGTAAATAAAGTATGTGCATCTGGTATGAAAGCCATAATGCTTGCCTCCCAATCATTGATGTGTGGCCACCAAGAAGTAATGGTTGCTGGTGGAATGGAGAGCATGTCAAATGCACCATTTGTCATGCCCCGCAGCCCACCTGCTTATGGTGGTGTACATCTTCTAGATCTTATTGTAAAAGATGGCCTTACAGATGCATATGGTAAAATTCACATGGGAATATGTGGTGAGAATACTGCTTCTAAGTTCTCCATAAGCAGAGAGCAACAAGATGAATATGCAATATTGTCATATCAGAAGAGTGCAAAAGCAAACGCTGAAGGAAGATTTAAAGATGAAGTCACTGAAGTTACTATTCCAG GACAAAGAGGAAAGCCGGATCTTGTTGTTACTGAAGatgaagaatttaaaaaagtgaattttGAGAAGATTCCAAATCTTCGTCCAGTTTTTCAGTCAAGTAATGGAACGATAACTGCAGGCAATGCAAGTACTTTAAATGATGGAGCTGCTGctgttgttttaatgactg GTAAATCTGCTAAAAAGTGTGGAGTGAAACCTCTTGCTCGTATTCTTGGATTTGCAGATGCTGCTCTTGCTCCAATTGACTTTCCAATTGTACCAGCATATGCAATTCCAAAAGCACTAGCCGCTGCTGGTGTCACTAAAGATCAGATTGCTCTTTGGGAAATTAACGAGGCTTTTAGCGTAGTTGCCCtagcaaatattaaattactgGAAATTGATTCAACCACAGTCAACGTTGATGGTGGAGCTGTTTCACTTGGTCATCCAATTGGAATGTCTGGTGCAAGAATTGTTGGGCACCTTGCATATCGTCTCGAACCAGGACAGCTTGGTTGTGCAGGAATCTGTAATGGTGGTGGTGGAGCCAGTGCCATTgttattcaaaaattatag